The proteins below are encoded in one region of Planctopirus limnophila DSM 3776:
- the trpS gene encoding tryptophan--tRNA ligase, translated as MRVLSGIQPTGRFHWGNYFGAIRQYLALQGHEQSFYFIADLHALTTIRDAALLKQNTLDAALDLLALGLDPEKATLFRQSDVPEVTELTWLLMTVTQMSLLEKCHAYKDKVARGIPADAGLFTYPVLMAADILAYDSEVVPVGVDQVQHIEVTRDVAQRFNSFYGGEFLKLPTARVLDDSAKVVGTDGEKMSKSYGNTIELFESAKSLKKKINSIKTDSTPVESPKNPETCHLFTLYKLFATTEQQEVLAARYRAGGMGYGEAKNTLFEAAMEHFGVARARRDELALQPDLVEEILQAGAAKARKKAREVLNRCKSACGLAIQEI; from the coding sequence ATGCGGGTGCTATCAGGAATCCAGCCAACCGGGCGATTCCACTGGGGAAACTATTTCGGAGCGATCCGCCAGTATCTGGCCCTGCAGGGACACGAACAATCGTTCTACTTCATTGCTGATCTGCATGCGCTGACCACCATTCGCGATGCAGCGCTCCTCAAGCAGAATACACTGGATGCCGCTTTAGACCTGCTGGCATTAGGGCTCGATCCAGAAAAGGCCACTTTGTTTCGACAATCAGATGTGCCCGAAGTGACCGAACTGACCTGGCTGCTCATGACGGTCACTCAAATGAGCCTGCTCGAAAAATGCCATGCCTATAAAGACAAGGTCGCTCGGGGAATACCGGCTGATGCAGGACTGTTTACTTATCCCGTCCTGATGGCTGCTGATATTCTCGCCTACGACAGCGAAGTGGTGCCTGTCGGTGTGGATCAGGTGCAGCACATCGAAGTCACTCGGGATGTCGCCCAGAGATTCAACTCGTTCTATGGCGGGGAGTTTCTCAAGCTTCCCACAGCCCGCGTGCTGGACGATTCGGCCAAAGTCGTGGGAACTGATGGCGAAAAGATGTCCAAAAGTTACGGCAACACCATCGAACTCTTCGAATCGGCGAAGTCACTCAAAAAGAAAATCAATTCGATCAAGACAGATTCCACGCCAGTGGAATCTCCCAAGAATCCTGAAACCTGCCACCTCTTTACCTTGTATAAACTCTTTGCGACGACCGAACAGCAGGAGGTGCTGGCAGCACGCTATCGCGCTGGCGGGATGGGTTATGGCGAAGCGAAAAACACGCTCTTTGAAGCGGCGATGGAGCACTTTGGTGTCGCCCGCGCCCGCCGGGATGAATTAGCACTTCAGCCAGATCTTGTGGAAGAAATTCTT
- a CDS encoding dihydroorotate dehydrogenase, giving the protein MSLTSNLPVSLNVQLGRLSLKNPILVASGTFGYAREMSAFVDYAQLGGIIPKTVTREPRAGNPPPRTVETTAGLLNSIGLDNDGIEVFITKHLEALSLLPTALIVNIAGKSTDDFVVMARRLDEFNAIQALELNISCPNVSGGVDYGTNPTMTAEVVAAVRQATSKPIIAKLTPNVTSVVEIARAAASAGADALSLVNTFQGFAVDWKTGEPRLGNGLGGLSGPAIKPLALRIVWQVAQAVDCPIIGVGGIQSLDDVLEFLVCGATAVQVGTANFYNPSLSSQLTSGLEKVLQDRGCSRVQELIKTVKVPKNQRKTC; this is encoded by the coding sequence ATGTCATTGACTTCGAATCTGCCGGTGTCTCTCAATGTTCAACTGGGAAGATTGTCACTTAAGAACCCGATTCTTGTGGCCTCTGGAACATTCGGCTACGCCCGCGAAATGTCGGCATTTGTCGATTATGCTCAATTGGGAGGGATCATTCCCAAAACGGTCACTCGCGAGCCGCGCGCTGGAAATCCCCCACCGCGAACTGTCGAAACGACGGCAGGTCTTTTGAATTCGATTGGCCTCGATAACGACGGCATCGAAGTCTTTATCACCAAGCATCTCGAAGCTCTTTCGCTGCTGCCGACGGCGTTAATTGTCAACATTGCCGGGAAGAGTACCGACGACTTTGTTGTGATGGCTCGGCGACTCGATGAGTTCAATGCGATTCAGGCGCTGGAGCTGAATATCAGTTGCCCGAATGTCAGTGGCGGAGTCGATTACGGTACGAATCCGACGATGACAGCCGAAGTCGTGGCTGCGGTGCGGCAAGCGACATCCAAGCCGATTATTGCCAAGTTGACACCGAATGTAACGAGCGTCGTGGAGATTGCACGTGCGGCCGCAAGTGCCGGGGCCGATGCCCTTTCGCTCGTCAATACGTTTCAGGGTTTTGCCGTCGATTGGAAAACGGGCGAGCCACGGCTGGGGAATGGTCTGGGGGGACTCAGCGGCCCAGCGATCAAACCTCTGGCGTTAAGAATTGTCTGGCAGGTCGCGCAGGCGGTGGACTGCCCGATCATTGGCGTCGGCGGGATTCAATCACTCGATGATGTCCTCGAATTTCTGGTCTGCGGAGCGACTGCTGTGCAGGTGGGAACGGCGAACTTTTACAATCCATCGTTGTCGAGTCAGTTAACGAGCGGGTTGGAAAAAGTTTTGCAGGATCGAGGTTGTTCACGAGTTCAGGAACTCATCAAAACCGTCAAAGTTCCCAAGAATCAGCGGAAAACCTGCTAG